The Scomber scombrus chromosome 19, fScoSco1.1, whole genome shotgun sequence DNA window tgcaatattttctgtttactgACCTTCATAggcagaagatgaagaagagatgTAGTTTTTTGCGTTTTTTACCATTTGGATTTTTCAGACAAAATTGTAATGTGCAGTGAAAATGCAGTGCTGTTTCAGATTTTGCCAGGTTAGTGCAGATGTAGTCTGACCTGTCATCATCTTCACTTTCATGCCAGTACTCAATAGCAGAGGCtatcaaaatattaaacatgcaAGTGTAtgcaaataatttattttttacactaaaTTCATCCATGTTGCATTTGCTATAACAGCAAATCTGTACCCACATTTACCTTTAGTCATCCTCATTTGGTATAAAATCCAACCATTTTGTTGCAAAGCTCTTCCCTCTAAAAATGCTGCATCAATAAAAGACCCTGAAAGCTGCACTGTAAAGTGGGATTTCATACCTCTCTTTTGGGGCTCTGTATAAACGACAACCACATGATTCACAGCAAAGTGGCATCACATCAGAATGAGAGTGGGGGATGGGTGAATGAGTGGGAGAGGTataggaagggagagagagaaaagaaacacattaaaggGAATGAGAGAGATTAGTAGGACTGAACAGGGGAGCAAATTGAAAAAGAGAGGAGTACATTCTTAAGCAAGAGGGTAGGGGAATAAAgatggaaaggaagaagaaatagAGATACTCACAGAAAATCTGTGAAGAAGAGGCAGACAGAAATGTGTCTGGTTCACACAGAGTCCAAAGGTAAATCACAGTGAGGTAGAGTAGATGATGAacaaacaagcagcagcagcaaagtcaCTGAGTCCAACCAACATTGCATAATCTCACACTTCCCCCGGGATCTAGAAACAACTGAATTCACCATTGAAGTAGTGATATTTGtatgatttctttgtttctgtttctctttgtctgcaTTTCATTACCTGTCATCTTTCTTATAGCAGCAGCTTCCTGGCTTATCTGGCTGCAAAGCAATGAGTTAAAAGGTAGCCCTTTTATTCTGCAGTCGCAAATCTTACAAGATGGCTATTATCTTCCATCCCTGTCTGCCTCTGTAATATGTACAGTTAGTAGTGATTCATAATCTTTTTTATGTGTGATTGCATTTCAGTGTGGGTAGCTGTAAATTAATATTGCTGTacctctgcctctttctccttcatcttccaAAGCACTGTGCTATTCTGTACCTCTTGTATCGGTGCATGACCAATTGGTCAGCGAACGCCTCTGTGTCCGATTAAGACTTGCAAGCCACTGATTTTTATTGGCTGTGTAATGGTGCAGAACCTAAACATTTATCAGGGTCGATGGGCTGTGTGTATTACAAGCTATTAGGGAATGCAGAGGAGTAGAGTAGGTGTAGAAAGTTAGAACAAGCAGTAGGTGTCAGAATGAACTGTCACCTCTGGAAGGAAATTAAAGACATCACAAGCAGGAAATTGTTTAGggtttgtttttgctgcaatGTGGCCTGGTCCTGTCTACTTTGCATTATGACAAACTACTTCACCCAGCAAAGTTGGCACAGTATGGCAAAATGCTGTAGGTTGTTTCTTATAAATGCCCAAGCTCAACAGAATAAATGCTGAACGTagacaaaataattaacagaaTGCAAACTGGGAAAGTAATCTGGTCTATTTCTCAAAGTTCTAATAACAGCACCCTCATTAACTCTATCTTGACTTGACCTACCTGTATAAAATGGGAGGAATACACCAGTTTTGGGTGCATTGTGTCCTCACACAGGTGCTGGCTGTCCCACTGTGAACCTCTGGTTGACAAATCTGTGTATAATCCGCTAATGTTCTTaatcctgcagtcacattaaaaaatggATGAGAAATTAATCTGCTGTCAGGTCTGTCAGGTATAAAATTTGTCACTGCCAGTGCTTATTTTCAACCAAATCCTTCTGTATGGACCAATACAGCCCATCCACCGACCTAACCAGCCAGCCAAATCCCTCCAGCAGACTCTGTCAAATGTTCTCTGTTCTTTTGTCCTTGTTCTGTGAAGATTTCATTAAAGCAGAAtttttatagacaaaaaaaaaaaagcctcagaTCACAGAAGGAAAAGTTTGGTGCTCTACTTCTTTGAACTGCTATAAAGCAGTGTGGTGAAGAGGGAAGGAAACTATTGTGGTTGGAGACAGAAAACTACTTTACAGCCAGAGAAAAGTGGAGGTTTCTGGTCCCCTGGCAGACAGAAAGTTAGAAACTTGGTCACACTCTGCAAATGCGTTACTACCTCCTCCCCCACATGGATGCAAACatcaagtgtgttttgtttcaatGTCTGCCATATCTTCATAAGCCATGCTTTGCCATGCTTATGTGCTGCAGTAACCAGAGTAGTTTCATTGCTTCTGGCTGAGTGGATCAAAAAGGCCCGCATTCactgtttttctgctgtttgcTCTCCTCTTTTCATGCAGTAATCTGCGCAAAAGGCAGAATTAAAGCAGCGCTCCCTGCGAGCCAGccttctcttttcattttggtAAAAGAGGAGAAATTGGGAGGACATGCTTGTTTTGGGGTAGAGGGATCACAGGATTCACTCTCAGGTCAAAGTCCTTGTATAAACTGTCACATTTTCTAAAAGGCCACACAGAACAAGACGAATTTTGGTGTGCAGgtgtttcctctcctttttaatatttttttactaaatCTTAAGGAACCATACTTCTCGGATAACATTCAGGTAAATATGGCAAAAGACATATactacacaaacataaataagcAAGCAAACTGACACTGGATAATATTACCAGTTTTAATTGCTGTCCTCCTGTTATTGATATTGTCCTATTTTAGCCTCTTTACAGCTGTCCTCCCCTAATACCCTGTTCCAGGGGAGTTGTCAGTATGATGTAAGATGGCGGCCATGATTGTTAATAAAGATATCAGCAGTGCAGCTCCATTACTcacctctgtctgtctggccTTGTCcctcaaataaaaacactctcTGGTCAGGTTACATCACATCTGCTATTCCAAACTGTTGGTTTTCCGACATAATTTATTTGCACTTAAAATGAGGAAACAACCAAGAAACACTAGTTAAGCAGATCAGCTCCTCAAACCCTAAACTAGTTGCTCAGTCTCCCTCAGCTCTTTAGGGCCTGGAGCTAAACTATAAtgtcattaaatataaaatgttatacttgCTACTGTAAGTGCTACTTAATGTTTGATATAACATCTAAGTGGTTAATGTAAAAGtggaacacatttttaaataacaaacacagaccTACAAGTAATCCAGCATCatttcatcacacacacttgaatcatcatcattttgactGTACTCCTTTCAATATTGTATTTCAACAGTAGGTGCaactacttgtttttttttgttagggCACTAATAGGATCATAATGATGCCTAGTatgatcaaaacaaacaaaacaacaacaaaaaacatattttcatggtCCTTTTGTCCTTACCTACACCAAGCAtggatattttacatttcactgcCAAACAGTAAAATTCATATCACATCAAGTGGCTTTGGACAAAATCTTTTCAAATTATAGCTTCATATATATGCCATTAAGGATATATACAAATATGTAGAACCCCCTGTACTGCATTATAACACGGTTTTAATGCTACAACTTTAGCCACTTCAGCCAGTGTATTGCTGTATCAGCTCTGACTTACGTGCATGTGTAGTATATGATTTCTGTTAAAAGATAGTTTTTAACCCTGAATCAAGGTGGACATAGAAATGATGAAGTGACCATTGCTGCTCATAAAAAATGAGCTAGGAGCCTTCCTTAACTACATTATAAGCCCAGGGAAAAGACCTCTCCTTTAATATAAGGTGGGTGGGTATTGGGGTGGGGAGGCTTCACCCTGAGCACTGGCAATCACATGAAATTGGTGGTGTTCCTGCAGTGTATGCCTTGTAGTCTTAAAATAGCTTGCGTACAGCCTTGGTGCGTTCTGGGTGGCTAAGGCCAGTAGATGAATGCTGGTCCTTGAGATTTTTTGATGTCTATATATAGTACGTCcgcattgttttaaatgtgtataccTACAGCAAGTGAAttgttatgtatatttttaatactgCCTGCCAGCAAAATACTCTCTGTGTGGCCTGTAAACTGGCTCTCATGACTacaaaaagacagacacacaggtaAAGTGTAATCTCTGCTGAGTCCCACAATGTGCACATGATGTAAATGCATGACAGCATGCATAATTGCATTGCAACACACCCCAATAATTTTGCCATTTTGCTGGAGTTTGAAACCAGGTTGAATGATGCAGCAAAATAAAACTACCAAAGCATCAACAATTATCACAATTGCATTTCAACACTGCactgtaaatgtacagtagaCACTTAAACATTTGTTGTATTTAATTGGTTTATCTATATCTATTGCTAGAGGCTGTTTTATAAGTTTCCTGTATTTCTGTCATACTGTGAAGTAAATATTGAATCCCAGTATTTTTATAGGTTTTGTAGAAAGGTACCTAAGGCACAAAGTGAATGCCTGAAAAAGaggcaaataaacaaaaaagagatgaagatgCACAAAGGCATGCACTGCATTGCATCAGAGTGAAGCTGACAAAtggttctttctttcttttgtttttctttatttcaagttcatgaaaattgaaaaaattgTGGGTCCCTTCTGAGTTGGAGATGGATGCACCAGTGCCCCTGCTCTTCGATTTCGCCCGTCTTTGCAGACTCATCCTGGCGGGGGAATCGTGAAGAGACCAGCCTTTCCCAAATCACCTGCAATGGTCAGCTGCAAATATCTCATATCTCTGGGTTTATTTctgtcttgctctctctcccttgtGTGGGCATATTGTTGAggacttttctctctttacccCCTCACACCCACCTCCATTTTGACCTTCGTGAGAAGCATACAACCTTCCCCTTAGTTCTTGCTTTCTTACATCCTTTCTcaaatgagagaagaaagaTTGAGCAGAGCACCAGAAAGGGCAGCTCCCTCTGTATTCAGAATCATAATCAGCTTTTTGTCATTCCTACAGAGTACAAGGACGGTCACAAGCTAAAGTTCAGAGTGTAGACCCTGCAAATGTGCCTCTCACCATAGGGGCTGAGGGCAGTATTTGATTTGATGCATGCCATATAGACTAAAAGTTCCCCTCTGGCCTATCTTTTATGGAGCATAAGTATTGATGTGTCTCATAGAAATAGTACCAGTATTGCAACACATTGCAGTGATGAGTGATGAGATCCTGTACAAGGTGTGTCCTGCAGTGGGGGGTTTTCTACAGTGTGGGTGTGGCTAAAATCACTGCACCAAGGCAAAACTTCCACtgaatagataaataaataaatgtatatgtgtgatAGGTCAGTCGACACAGACTAGAGTAGCAGACACAAAGTACTGCACCTCACACATTTCTGGTGTACATGAATCCCACTTTTAttttccacagaaaaaaaatgatgttcattttttttttctggtctgTTTCGGTTACATTTAAAACCATTCTATGAAAAACTGTAGCACCAGAGCAGGTTTTCCATTGCCCATTCtttgataaaaatgtcaatttgtgCTATTTCCAGTTTTGATCAGCTTTGATAGGGGAAAAGACATTTCCTTCTTGTATATAAAAAAGACTAgcacttcatttttctttttccagtcatttgcaaaacagagaaaactgtatatattctttttttcccatttaaatcacaacaaatacatttaaagcaaataaaaaaaaagattgggcGGCATTTAGCATAATCCAAGCAGGGAATCAGCTTTCATGaggattattatatatttatatatttatatgtatacatatatattatgtttatatacaAGTATGGCACTTGATtacacaaaaaagcaagaaaacacttCACAAATAAAAGCAGTGGGCGCTTTGGTGTGTCATAAATTAAGGAAGTCACAGACGTTAGCGTTTGCAGCAGATTCACCAGATACTGTTTTGCAAGTCAGCTATAAAGCAATGGAATGGTTACATATGTTAAGGTCAGTGGTGCAACACaggcaacaaaaacatgaattacgCTGATGTATTTGAAATAGGTTGAACCATAGTCAGTAAGGATTTATATATCTATGTCCTATATAAATCTGGatggtagatttttttttctttaaccacTGTGTATGGTGCCATTTAATTAGGTTGGTGCCGAAAAATAGGTGgaaagaaaatgtctttaaaacacCGTCAGGTCAGTAGCACATTTTGGATAAGGTCAGGCTGTCGGGTGTTCACCTCTtagtgcaattttttttcttttttctttttttttgcatttactcTCTTCAAGTACAGCAGAGCAGCCCATAAAGAGTAAATATGTGAACACGTTAACATGGTCTCCGTTTAGCATCTTACAGAGTATAAACGTTACTAAAAGTTGCATCAGtgcaataataaataagtaaacaaacGTGTAATCCACGCTTGCCATGAAGTCCTTAAAAGACCAAcaaatccaaaaaaaagaaagaaaaaaaatctgcccaCTCTTAAAGTCATGACACGAATTAGGCGTGCGGAGCTGTCCATCATGTCCATCATGGTTTTTCAATCTTTTACATGTTTTGACTCTCCCTCCTCCCGTGTGTTACACATAAGCAGAGTCGCTGGACTGAGTGCGGCCAAAATTTGGCACACTCATCCTTGGTAAGTCCTTATTTCTGATTTCATAGATGGACTTCCGCCGAGCCTGCACGCCTCGCACGGCCGTTTTGATTTTCCTCCAGCCCAAGTGATTGAGTTCTGCCAGGTTCAACACCACACAAAACCCACTGACCGCGAACATGAACACCAGGAACACTGTCTTCTCCGTGGGTCTGGAGACGTAGCACTCGACATCTTTTATGCAGGGGTAGCGATCACATTCGTACACCGACGGGACGTTGAATCCATACAAGAAATACTGACCCACCAAAAAGCCAATTTCCAGCGCGTTTCTGAAAACCACCTGGATGATGTAAAACCTGGAGATGCCCTCTTGTCGCCtcattttggactttgtagTTCTCATGGCCGAATTAGGGATCTCTTTGACTTCTAAACAGTCCGGCTCAGCTTCTTTGGTGGAGTTCTCTGTGTTCTGAAGTACTCCATTAACAATGGTGTTCTTTATCTTTTTGCTCTCGTCTCGCTTCAGTGAATCTTGATCCTTATCTAGTGTCAGATAGACTGTTGAGTAGCGCCGCTCCTTCTGCTTGGCCGACTGATGCACCGAGTATGTGATAAAGCAAAGACTCGGGGTGCACACCATGATGATTTGAAAAACCCAATATCTAATGTGTGAAATGGGAAATGCCTTGTCGTAGCATGCCTGGTTGCAGCCCGGTTGTAAGGTGTTACAAACAAACATGGTCTGCTCGTCATCATAGACAGTCTCTCCAACTATTGCTACGATAAGAATCCGGAAGATGACCACCACTGTTAGTAGGATCCtaaaaagcaagcaaacaaacaaacaatgtgaaaataagtgtaaatatatgtgtttatgtggtgTGTCTGTTGGGTTCAGTTGTGCGCTTCCTTGGTGGCTGAAACGATCAGAGTCCCATTGTGGTGTGATGATTTAGGGAGCTGTCCAGTGCTGAAACTGGACGCTCGTGAGGATGATGTGTTTCTTACCGTTATCTTCTTATTACACGctctgatgtgtgtttgtgtggtttgtgttttCTGATTGAATGGTTTGAAATGACATGTAAGCAATCGGCGTTGCTTTGATTGTACCTGTGAGCGTTGTTAATGGAAAGATGTGATAAtgccgtctctctctctctctctctctctctctctctctctctctttcaatctCTTTCTGCCAGCCACGAATGCACAACCACCGCTCAAACTCACCAACAAACATCAAATGGATAAGTGGATGAATGAGTACATGAAATGACACATGAATGTTATGACTTTGCTTTGCTGTAACAGATTCAGAGAAGACAGCTGTCAAGTGGATTACTTAGCCGTCtcggggaaaaaaggaaatctgGGGAACGAGACAGAAAAATCCACAACACTGACATGGAAGACTGGGAACCATGCTAGAGAAGATCCTTGAGGCATAAGACAGAAACGGGGGGATGGGGACCATGCTAAAGACGATCCTGGAGGCTGCTGCGTTTCTTCGGTTTTTcttggtttttgttgttgatctTACCTTCCTATCATAGTAGAGTGCTGCTGGACAGCAGCCTCCAGGAGCCTCTCTAGTATAGTCCATTCCCCCATTTCTGAGCATCCGGAGAAGACGAGGGCACAACGGCACTCTGTTCAAATCCCTCCAAAAAATCGCTTTATTTCCCGTCCAGCTTCTTTCTGCCTCTTGCTGTTGTCAGTCTCCAGAGCGTCCGATTTTAGCTAAAAAATGCATCCGTCACGGGATGCTGCTGCCGTCCCCgcttctctccgtctctctgaGCGCTATCTGGTTGGTTATGTGCTGAGCGCGCAGCGCCAGTGAACGTCCTGCTGTGTGTGCCGAGCGCTCCCACGACGTTGCCACACTTTTCCTTGTCATGGGAGTCTGAAGGGCTGATTACTATAAGCCCTCCTATTTTCGATCTTCAGATCAGGTTGATGGGCTGCGCGCTGCGCCTGGATGGGAGGTTGGATTTAATGTCTTGCCAGCGTTAATCCGCCTTTAAGTAGTCTCCCCCCTCCCATGCGTCACGTACGCGCAGACAGGTCGGTGGAGCGCAGCCAGGAGTACCAGGGCTTCTGATTTTCAATATTTCAGTGTTGCATATAGCGTGCGCCATTCAGTGGACGCTGTTGCAGACAATTGTGTCCAAAGTGCTGCAGCCTAGTTCATTGAgtgtatacattttaacattggTGGCTCCACATGGGAATTTAACTCCAAACCCTGTCTACATACTCAGCTCACACGTGCATATAACAAGAACACCATTCCGGAACAGGGCTTGTGGATGCACCGTGTCCTGAGCATAAAGGTCAAGGTGACATCCCagtgctttttcttttaacactgTCCGTTTTAACATACGGACATTTACAAAGACATGTAAGCATATATGCTGCGGTTGCATCATCTTATCTAAAAAACCCTATTATTATTTGCCTATAACTGAACTCTGTGGATGGTATGGCTTCATTAAAGGACACAATCTCCCTTTTTGGAGCGGATAGCCTTGCATGCCTAGAGGTATCCCTACCCATGTCGCAGACTGCTGGCCCGGCTGGTAGAGCTGTTGTTTTCACCTCGGGCAAAGATGATGCTCTGAATACAGTGGCAGAGTGAAAGTACCATCCGAGTTGCTAATCGCTTTACAATGCAGCCTGcttgcctgcctgtctgtctgtctgtctgtctgtctgtctgtatgtctgtctgtctctctgtctgcctgtctgtgtgggGGTTTAAAAATAGAAGCAAAGTGTGACCCCGCCCTGTATGTTGCATCGTGTATGTACACTAATATTAGACTATCGACACTACTGTAAGTCATAATTTATGTGATTgttattttaaactaaaatgacaaaCTTTACCATCTACATTGCATGTGGCGTTTGGCATACCCTGAAAAGTAGTATTAAAATTAATGTagatcattatcattattattattgttgttgttgttgttgttgttgttgttgttattattattattattattattattattattattattattattattattatcattatgctATTAATGCAGATTAAATTCATCCATGAGGTCTAGGTAGCTTTGTCCAACCTGGGAAACCGGGATTACCAATCACGTGACAGCGGTGTTTTCACTCAATGAAACTTTGTGAGGTTAATTTCTCATGAGGTAGTTTATCCTCTCCGCTCACTGTAATCTTTTCTAATTCAAATCTTTAATAACCTTTAGTCACCTCCTACACGTGATGAAAGGACAGAGCCTTGCCTCGCtttagagagagggagggagagagagagagagagaaagagagagagagagagagagagagagagagagagagagagagagagagagagagagagagagagagagagagagagagagagagatagatccTAAACCAGTTCATGGGACAGCTCACCTTGCATGAGCCTGTGATATTTCTCTGATTTgaactgcaaagaaaaaaagcaaaaggcgTGAACTGCAGGTCCCAATTCTCGTTTATTTATAAACCTATACATATCAACATATAAATTGCACTTGAGTATAAACAAATAATTTGAAGACAAGACATGAACGTCTGCTTTTGAGCCGCGGGCCAAACGCTGCTTTGTTGGCacagaagaaaggaggagggaagagagtgAGGAAAGGTGTCGAGTCTGGTGCTTAGAAGCACTTCCTGTGGACGATGGAGGGTCCTGCCTCATCGTACTCTTGCTTGCTGATCCACATCTGCTGAAAGGTGGACAGAGAGGCGAGGATGGAGCCACCGATCCATACGGAGTACTTCCTCTCAGGGGGGGCAATGATCTAAACACACGTtgcatttgtatatttatttatttgtctccaTCTTCCAAAAAAATGTTACCAACAGCGATTAAAAGTTACCTTAATCTTCATGGTGCTGGGGGCCAAAGCTGTGATCTCCTTCTGCATGCGGTCAGCGATACCAGGGTACATGGTGGTGCCGCCCGACAGCACGTTGTTGGCGTAGAGGTCCTTCCGGATGTCAATGTCACACTTCATGATGCCGTTGTAAGTGGTTTCGTGAATGCCAGCAGATTCCATGCCTGTGCAAACACAGCGGCCAAGTTAGTGAGTTTTACCCCCTGCAGCAAGGAACACATCTGACACTGCCGTCAGCTGTCCTAACAGGTGCTGAAACGGACAGCACCGATCAACAGCTGCGCGCTCAGCGGCTCAAATGTAAACAATGAACTCCTGCTTCAGATGACATTAGTTTATTTATCGGTCATGAAGTGGTCAAGCAGAGGGTGGATCAACTGTGACCTCCAGTTGGGGATCGTTATAAGGCAGCCAACTACTAATTTGTGCCATAAACACTTCTAttcttacaaaaaacaaaaaaaaacttctgagCTAGCttatttcaaattgaaatacaatttatttcaatttgaaaTGCTGAGAAAGTTATGTTATGAAATGTTGTGTGAGGTCAAAACTTAATTGCTCTCATAGGGGtatgtaacatttaaataaaaatattctgGCATTATGATGAAATTACTTCACTTTGTTTCTAATTAGTTTCATCTGCATTTTTTCTTAATAAGTAAGAAAACTAAGATTCAAAATGTATGTTCTGAATAGTCTGCACTGAAAACAAGTAAAATGATCTATAACTGTTATTATACATTTGTCTTAAAGAAAGGTAATCAGACTTGCGGCCAATGATGGAAAAAGTAACAAAtgcttttacttaagtaaaagtagaaatattACACTATAAAATTACTCTAATATTTAAAGACACTGATCATCAACAAACTGTGGCCTAACTAAAGTAgctatcaaaagtaaaagtaaccTATTAGGGTGACAGAATGATGTTTCTGgattattggattattattactaatGCAGTTCAGATCATGTGCTCGCAAGTTAA harbors:
- the LOC134001095 gene encoding gap junction delta-2 protein, with translation MGEWTILERLLEAAVQQHSTMIGRILLTVVVIFRILIVAIVGETVYDDEQTMFVCNTLQPGCNQACYDKAFPISHIRYWVFQIIMVCTPSLCFITYSVHQSAKQKERRYSTVYLTLDKDQDSLKRDESKKIKNTIVNGVLQNTENSTKEAEPDCLEVKEIPNSAMRTTKSKMRRQEGISRFYIIQVVFRNALEIGFLVGQYFLYGFNVPSVYECDRYPCIKDVECYVSRPTEKTVFLVFMFAVSGFCVVLNLAELNHLGWRKIKTAVRGVQARRKSIYEIRNKDLPRMSVPNFGRTQSSDSAYV